The DNA region GTGAAGGCGTTTACGCCCAGCTGCGTCTGCGTTCCGGTGAAATCCGCAAGGTCCATGTTGATTGCCGCGCGACCGTTGGCGAAGTTGGTAACGAAGAGCACAACCTGCGCAAGATCGGCAAGGCCGGCGCGAACCGCTGGCGCGGTATCCGTCCGACCGTCCGTGGTGTGGTCATGAACCCGATCGATCACCCGCACGGTGGTGGTGAAGGTAAGACCGGCGAAGGTCGTGTACCGGTTAGCCCATGGGGCACGCCGACCAAGGGTTACCGTACTCGTCGCAACAAGCGTACCGACAACATGATCGTACGCCGCCGCTATTCCACTAAAGGGTAATTGACATATGGCACGTTCGCAAAAAAAGGGCCCGTTTGTTGATCTTCACCTTCTGAAGAAGGTGGACGCGGCGCGTGCGACCAGTGACAAGCGTCCGATTAAGACTTGGTCTCGCCGTTCGACCATTCTGCCGGACTTCATTGGTCTGACCATCGCTGTGCACAACGGTCGTACCCACGTCCCGGTCTATGTTTCTGAAAACATGGTCGGCCACAAACTGGGCGAATTCTCGCTGACTCGTACCTTCAAAGGCCACGCGGCCGATAAGAAGGCGAAGAAGAAGTAAGGTGAAGCGATGAGAGTATCTGCATATCTGAAGAGCGTTCGCCTGTCGGCACAGAAGGGCCGTCTGGTGGCTGACCTCGTTCGCGGCAAGTCCGTCGAAGAGGCGCTGAACATTTTGACCTTCTGCCCCAAGAAGGGCGCCGGTCTGGTCAAGAAGCTGCTGGAGTCGGCAATCGCCAACGCTGAGCACAACGAAGGTGCTGACATCGACACCCTGAAGGTGGAGACCATCTACGTTGACAAGGGCCCGAGCCTGAAGCGTTTCACGGCACGTGCTAAAGGTCGTGGCAACAAGATCGAAAAGCAGACTTGCCACATCATGTTGACCGTGGGCAATTAAGGGGTAAGAAATGGGTCAGAAGATTCATCCGACGGGATTCCGTCTTGCCGTCACCAAAAACTGGTCTTCGAAGTGGTTTGCCAACAGCGCCAATTTCCCTGGCATGCTGAAGCAAGACATCGAAGTCCGTGAGTTCCTGAAGAAGCGCCTGGCGCACGCTTCGGTTGGTCGCGTGACCATCGAGCGTCCGGCCAAGTCCGCCCGTATCACCATTCACAGCGCCCGTCCGGGTGTCGTGATTGGCAAGAAGGGTGAGGACATCGAAGTTCTGAAGGCTGAACTGCAAAAGCGTCTGGGCGTTCCGGTGCATGTGAACATTGAAGAAGTTCGCAAGCCGGAACTGGATGCACAAATCATTGCCGATGGTATCGCCTCGCAGCTGGAAAAGCGCGTGATGTTCCGTCGCGCCATGAAGCGTTCCATGCAAAATGCAATGCGCATGGGCGCCCTGGGCATCAAGATCATGAGCTCCGGCCGTCTGAATGGTATCGATATCGCTCGTAGCGAATGGTACCGTGAAGGCCGCGTTCCGCTGCACACCCTGCGTGCCGATGTTGAGTACGCTACCTCTGAAGCCAAGACCACTTACGGCATCATTGGTATCAAGGTGTGGATCTACAAGGGTGAGCTGAAGCCGGGCCAAGTACAGGCCGCTGCTCCTGCTGCTCCTGAAAAGAAAGTGAGAAAGGGCGCTCGCAATGCTGCAGCCAACTAGACTCAAGTACCGTAAACAGCAAAAAGGCCGCAACACCGGTATCGCCACCCGTGGCAACAAGGTGAGCTTTGGTGATTTTGGTCTGAAGGCGCTGGGCCGTGGTCGTCTGACTGCACGTCAGATCGAAGCCGCCCGTCGTGCGATGACCCGTCACATTAAGCGTGGTGGCCGCATCTGGATTCGTATTTTCCCGGACAAGCCGATTACCTCCAAGCCTGCAGAAGTACGTATGGGTAATGGTAAGGGTAGCCCGGAATACTACGTTGCGGAAATTCAGCCTGGCAAGATGCTGTACGAAATGGATGGTGTTTCCGAGGAACTCGCTCGCGAAGCTTTCCGTCTGGCCGCAGCCAAGTTGCCGATCCCGACTGTATTTGTAATTAGACAGGTAGGTCAGTAATGAAAGCGTCCGAACTGAGAGCGAAAAGCGTGGACGAGCTGAAGGCCGAACTGCTGAGCCTTCTGAAGGCCCAGTTTGCGCTGCGCATGCAGCACGCCACCCAGCAGCTCGCCAAGAACAGTGAACTGAAGAAAGTGCGCCGCGATGTAGCTCGTGTACGCACCATTCTGAAAGAGAAGGCTGCTTAAGATGAGCGAAACCAAAGTGGTACGTACGCTGACCGGCAAGGTGGTCAGCGACAAGATGGACAAGACCGTAACCGTTCTGGTCGAGCGCAAGGTTAAGCACCCGATCTACGGCAAGATTGTCCGTCTTTCCAAAAAGTTCCATGCACACGATGAGAACAACGAGTTCAAGGCCGGCGATATCGTAGTCATCAGCGAGTCCCGTCCCCTCTCGAAGACCAAGTCGTGGGTGGTAACTGCACTGGTCGAGAAATCTCGTCAAGTGTAAAAAGCTTGCAGAGGGGGTAACTCCTCTGTACAATGGCCGTTTTCCTGCCACCGTTTTGGCAGGACTCTGCCCTTACGGGGTCCAAAACTGGCCGTTTGATACGCCGCAGAGTCATCTGCGGCGTTTCGTCTGTGATCGTGGTCTGGCGGCAATAGGCTGCGTAATCACGGATGAAAGTGACGGGATAAGTTGGATAGAAAGGTAATCATAAATGATCCAAATGCAGACCATTCTTGAGGTCGCAGACAACACTGGTGCGCGCTCTGTTATGTGCATCAAAGTGTTGGGCGGCTCCAAGCGTCGCTACGCAGCAGTTGGCGACATCATCAAGGTGAGCATCAAGGATGCCGCTCCGCGCGGACGCGTCAAGAAAGGCGATGTATACAACGCTGTCGTTGTACGCACTGCCAAGGGTGTGCGTCGTGCCGATGGCTCGTTGATCAAATTCGACGGCAATGCGGCTGTGTTGCTCAACACCAAGCTTGAGCCGATCGGCACTCGCATCTTCGGGCCGGTAACGCGTGAACTGCGTACCGAACGCTTCATGAAGATCGTTTCGCTGGCTCCTGAAGTGCTGTAAGGAGAACACATGCGCAAAATTCGCAAGGGTGATGAAGTCGTAGTAATCACCGGCAAAGACAAAGGCAAGCGTGGTACCGTGTTGCGCGTCCTGGACGAAAAGCTCGTCGTAGAAGGCGTTAACGTTGCCAAGAAGCATCAAAAGCCGAACCCGATCCGTGGGATCGCCGGCGGTATTGTCGAAAAGACCATGCCGATCGCCGTGTCCAACGTGGCTATTTTCAATCCGGCTAGCCAAAAGGCTGACCGCGTAGGCTTCAAGGTTCTTGAAGACGGCCGCAAGGTACGCGTGTTCAAGTCTTCCGGCGAAGTCATCGGGGCGTAAGGAGTCAACATGGCACGTCTCTACGATTTCTACAAAGACACCGTAGTGCCGGATCTGATGAAACAGTTCGGCTACAAGTCGGTTATGGAAGTTCCGCGCATCGAGAAGATCACCCTGAACATGGGTGTCGGTGAAGCGGTAGCCGACAAGAAGGTGATGGAACACGCTGTGGGCGATATGGAAAAGCTGGCTGGCCAAAAGCCGGTCGTGACCACCGCTCGCAAATCGATCGCAGGCTTCAAGATCCGTGATCATTATCCGATCGGCTGCAAGGTTACCCTGCGCCGCGAACGGATGTACGAGTTCTTCGACCGCCTGGTTACCATCGCGCTGCCGCGCGTACGCGACTTCCGTGGTGTTTCCGCCAAGTCTTTCGACGGCCGCGGCAACTTCAACATGGGTGTGCGCGAGCAAATCATCTTCCCGGAAATCGAGTACGACAAGATTGATGCTTTGCGCGGTATGAACATCACCATTACCACTACGGCGAAAACTGACGAAGAGGCCCGCGCACTGCTGGCAGCTTTCAAGTTCCCGTTCAAGGGTTAAGCACATGGCGACACAAGCACTGATTAACCGTGAAGAGAAGCGCGCAAAGCTGGCTGCCAAGTTTGCTGCCAAGCGCGAAGCGCTCCTCGCCATCATCAACAACCAGAGCCTCTCGGAAGAAGAGCGTTTCGCAGCCCGTCTGAAACTTCAGCAACTGCCGCGTAACGCCAGCCCGGTACGCCAGCGTCGTCGCTGCGCCATCACCGGTCGTCCGCGTGGCGTGTTCCGCAAATTCGGTCTCGGTCGTAGCAAACTGCGTGAAATCGCCCTCAAAGGCGAAATCCCGGGTGTTACGAAGGCCAGCTGGTAATAGGAGACACATAAATGAGCATGCATGATCCTATTTCCGATATGCTGACCCGCATTCGCAACGCACAGCGCGCCGCCAAGGTCGCCGTTGCGATGCCGTCTTCCAAGTTGAAGATTGCACTTGCGCAGGTCCTGAAAGAAGAGGGCTACATCGAAGACTTCGCCGTCGCCGGCGAAGCCAAGAAGCCTGTCCTCGATATCCAGCTCAAGTACTATGCTGGCCGTCCGGTGATCGAGCGCATCGAGCGCGTATCCCGTCCTGGCCTGCGTGTGTACAAGGGCACCACTGAAATTCCGAAGGTCATGAATGGCCTGGGCGTAGCTATCCTGTCCACCTCCAAGGGTGTGATGACCGATCGCAAGGCACGTGCTGCCGGCATCGGTGGTGAGCTGCTCTGCATCGTGGCGTAAGGGAGGGTGTAATGTCTCGCGTAGCTAAGAATCCTGTAGCGATCCCGGCCGGCGTTGAAGTCAAGTTCAACGCAACCGAGGTGAGCGTTAAGGGCTCCCTTGGCACCCTCAGCACCCCGCTGTGCACTGAGGTGGATGTCAAGCTGGACAACGGTCAGCTGACGTTCGCAGCCAAGAATGACAGCAAGTTCGCTCGTGCCATGTCTGGCACGCTGCGTGCGCTCCTCAACAACATGGTCCAAGGTGTAAGCAAGGGCTTCGAAAAGAAGCTGACCCTGGTCGGCGTGGGCTATCGTGCCCAGGCTCAGGGTGACGTGCTCAACCTTTCTCTGGGCTTCTCCCACCCGGTAGCGCACAAGATGCCTGCTGGCGTGAAGGTGGAAACGCCCTCTCAGACCGAGATCATCATCAAGGGCGCCGACAAGCAGCAAGTCGGCCAGGTAGCCGCTGAAGTCCGCGCGTACCGTTCTCCGGAACCGTACAAGGGCAAGGGCGTTCGCTACGCTGATGAGGTCGTGGTTCTGAAAGAGACCAAGAAGAAGTAACTGAGGCCCTGATATGGACAAGAAACAAGCTCGACTCCGCCGCGCACGTAAAACCCGTGCACGGATTGCGGAGCTCAAGATGGTGCGACTCACCGTATTCCGCACCAACTGCCACATTTACGCTCAGATCATTGACGAGACCGGCAGCAAGGTACTTGCAAGCGCTTCCACCCTGGAAGCCGAAGTACGCGCCGACATCGCCAATGGTGGCAACGTGAACGCAGCAGCCATGGTTGGCAAGCGAATTGCCGAAAAAGCCAAGGCTGCCGGCATCCAAACCGTGTCTTTCGATCGCTCGGGCTTCAAGTACCACGGTCGTATCAAGGCACTGGCTGACGCTGCCCGCGAACACGGTCTGGTATTCTAATTCGGAGTGAAGAATGGCTAAGCACGAAATGGAAGATCGTGGCGACGGTCTGGTCGAAAAAATGATCAGCGTCAACCGCGTCACCAAAGTGGTGAAGGGCGGTCGCATTATGGCTTTCTCCGCTCTCACCGTGGTTGGTGATGGCGACGGCGGCATCGGTATGGGCAAAGGTCGCTCGAAGGAAGTGCCGGTCGCTGTGCAGAAGGCAATGGAACAAGCTCGCCGCAATCTGGTAAAGATTCCGCTGAAGAACGGTACCCTGCACCACGCCGTACACGGCAAGCACGGTGCTACCACCGTTCTGATGCAGCCCGCCAAGGATGGTACCGGTGTCAAGGCCGGTGGTCCGATGCGCGCAATCTTTGAAGCCATGGGCGTTCGCAACGTATCCGCCAAGATCCAGGGTTCGACCAACCCGTACAACGTGGTTCGCGCCACGCTGGACGGCTTGAACAAGATTTGCGTTCCGGCGCAAATCGCGGCCAAGCGTGGTCTGACCGTGGAAGAAATTCTGGGGGTAGATCATGAGTAACACCAAGACTGTCAAGGTGACTCTGGTTAAGAGCCTGATCGGCCGCCTGGAGTCTCACAAGGCTTGCGCTCGCGGTCTGGGTCTGAAGAAGATTCGCCAGACTGTCGAAGTGATCGATACGCCTGAGAACCGTGGCATGATCAACAAGATCAGCTATCTGCTGAAATTCGAGGGCTAAGCATGGAACTGAATACCATTAAACCTGGTGCCGGTGCCAAGCATGCCAAGCGTCGCGTCGGCCGTGGTATCGGCAGCGGCCTGGGCAAGACTGGTGGCCGTGGCCACAAGGGTCAAAAGAGCCGTGCGGGCGGTTTCCACAAGGTAGGCTTCGAAGGCGGTCAAATGCCGCTGCAACGTCGTCTGCCGAAGCGTGGCTTCAAGTCCCTGACGGCTGGCAAAATGGCTGAAGTTCGTTTGTCCGAACTGAACCTGCTGCCGGTTGACGAAATCGATCTGCTCGCCCTCAAGCAAGCTGGTCTGGTAAGCGCCCTGGCGATCTCCGCCAAGGTGATCCTGTCCGGTAAGGTTGAGCGTGCTGTCAAGCTGCGTGGTCTGGCCGCTACGGCCGGTGCCCGCGCCGCAATTGAGGCAGCTGGCGGCAGTATTGTTGAATAAGGCACACGTACGTGGCGAATACTTCGATAGTGGCAAAAGCCAATAAGTTTGGTGATCTGAAGAGCCGGATCTGGTTCCTGATCGGGGCGTTGATCGTTTTCCGCATCGGCGCACACATTCCGGTTCCCGGGATCAATCCGGCTGAGCTAGCGAAGTTGTTCCGCACGTCGCAGACAGGGCTCCTCGACATGTTCAACATGTTCTCGGGGGGCGCCCTGTCCCGATTTACGGTTTTTGCCCTTGGCATCATGCCGTACATCTCTGCCTCGATCATTCTGCAACTTGCGGCTGAGGTTATCCCCAGCCTCAAGGAGCTGAAGAAAGAGGGCGATGCGGGACGTCGCAAGGTAACCCAGTACACACGTTACGCGACTGTAGTGTTGGCCTCGTTCCAGAGTTTCGGCATTGCGGTTATGCTTTATAAGCAGCCCAATCTGGTGGTAACTGCCCAATGGGAGTTTTACCTGACCACCGTGGTCACCCTGGTGACCGGCACCATGTTCCTGATGTGGCTTGGTGAGCAGATTACCGAGCGGGGTATCGGCAACGGTATCTCCTTGATCATCTGCGCCGGTATTGCCTCCGGTGTTCCCGCGGCGATCGGTAAGACCCTGACTCTGACCAGTCAGGGTTCGCTGCCTCTTCTGTTTGCCGTCGTGCTGTTTGCCGGCGTTCTGCTTGTTACCTATCTGGTGGTCTTCGTCGAACGAGGCCAACGCAAGGTACTGGTGAACTACGCCAAGCGCCAGGTCGGTAATCGCGTCATGCAGGGTCAGAGCACGCATTTGCCGCTCAAGCTCAACATGGCAGGGGTGATTCCGCCGATTTTCGCTTCTAGCATCATCCTGTTCCCGGCCACCGCACTCGGCTGGTTCGGTAATACGGATGGTCTGGGCTGGATGAAGAGTGTTGCCGACAAGCTGCACCCTGGGCAACCGATCTACGTCCTGCTGTACTCAGCGGCCATTATCTTCTTCTGCTATTTCTACACGGCGTTGATGTTTAACCCGAAAGAAACCGCAGACAACCTGAAGAAAAGTGGCGCGTTCATCCCGGGCTATCGTCCAGGTGAGCAGACCTCTCGTTACATCGAGAAGATCACGCTGCGTCTGACGCTTATCGGTGCGATCTATATCACGTTGGTTTGCTTGTTGCCTGAATTTCTGGTCTTGAAGTGGAACGCTCCGTTCTACTTCGGTGGCACATCGCTGTTGATTATTGTTGTCGTCACGATGGACTTTATGGCGCAGGTTCAATCCTACGTATTGTCTCACCAGTATGAGAGCTTGCTGAAGAAGGCTAACTTCAAAGGCAATGCGCTCACCCGCTGATAAACGAGTTGACACTGGGTTCTATGGCTAAGGAAGACACCATCCAGATGCAAGGCGAGGTCCTTGAAAATTTGCCTAATGCAACTTTCAGGGTCCAGCTTGAGAATGGACACATAGTGCACGGTCATATTTCCGGGAAGATGCGGATGCACTACATCCGTATTCTTCCAGGGGATAAGGTTACGGTCGAATTGACGCCCTATGACCTGACCCGTGCCCGAATCGTGTTCCGTGCGAAATGACGCACTCGCTCTTTTAGATTGAAAGGAACTGAAATGCGAGTACAGCCTTCGGTAAAGAAAATTTGCCGTAACTGCAAAATTATCCGCCGCAATCGCGTAGTTCGAGTGATCTGCACGGATCCCCGTCACAAGCAAAAGCAAGGCTAATATTTGTTAGTCTTGCGATTGCGTGTTACAATCGCAACCTTTTCAAGGTCTTAAGGCTTAAGGAAAGAGAATGGCCCGTATTGCAGGGGTAAATATCCCCAATCATGCACATGCCGTTATCGGCCTGCAGGCAATCTACGGCATCGGTCAAACCCGCGCCCAGCAAATTTGCGTTGCTGCCGGCGTGGCGACCTCGACGAAAGTCAAGGATCTGACCGAAGCCGAAATGGAAGCTCTGCGTGTAGAAGTAGCGAAGTTTGTCACTGAAGGTGACCTGCGCCGCGAAGTCACGATGAGCATCAAGCGACTGATGGACATGGGCTGCTACCGCGGCATGCGTCATCGTCGTGGTTTGCCCTGCCGTGGCCAACGCACTCGTACCAATGCTCGTACCCGCAAGGGTCCGCGCAAGGCGATTGCCGGCAAGAAGTAACTTAAGGAACACAGATAATGGCTAAAGCAAACACAGCTGTCCGTGTACGTAAAAAAGTGCGCAAGAGCGTGAGCGAAGGTATCGTGCATGTGCACGCTTCGTTCAACAACACCATCATCACTATCACCGACCGTCAAGGCAATGCACTGTCTTGGGCTACCTCTGGCGGCGCTGGTTTTAAGGGCTCGCGCAAGAGTACACCCTTTGCTGCTCAGGTAGCAGCGGAGCACGCTGGTAAAGTTGCCCAAGAATATGGTGTGAAGAACCTCGAAGTTCGGATCAAGGGCCCGGGACCGGGTCGCGAGTCCGCTGTTCGTGCTCTCAACGCGCTTGGTTTCAAGATTACCAGCATCTCCGACGTGACGCCGGTGCCGCACAACGGCTGCCGTCCGCCCAAGAAACGTCGTATTTAATTCGGAGAGTGTGAGACATGGCACGTTATATCGGCCCGAAATGTAAGCTCGCGCGCCGCGAAGGCACCGACCTCTTCCTGAAGAGCGCGCGTCGCGCACTTGATTCCAAGTGCAAACTGGACAGCGTACCTGGCCAACATGGCGCCCGCAAAGGCCGCCTGTCGGATTACGGCGTACAGCTGCGTGAAAAACAAAAGATTCGCCGCATTTACGGCGTTCTTGAGCGTCAGTTCCGCAACTACTTCGCGGAAGCTGTTCGTCGCAAGGGCTCCACTGGCGAAAACCTGCTGAAACTGCTCGAGTCCCGTCTCGACAACGTTGTATATCGCATGGGCTTTGGCTCCACTCGCGCGGAATCGCGCCAGCTGGTCAGCCACAAGGCCATCGTGGTAAACGGTCAGGTTGTGAATATTCCGTCTTTCCAGGTCAAATCTGGCGACGTGGTAGCTGTTCGTGAAAAAGCCAAGAAGCAGGTTCGCGTAGCCGAAGCCCTGTCCCTGGCTGAACAAAGCGGCTTCCCCTCCTGGGTATCTGTTGATTCGAAGAAGATGGAAGGCGTTTACAAGAGCGCTCCGGAACGTTCCGAACTGTCTAGCGATATCAACGAACAGCTCGTTGTGGAATTCTACTCCAAGTAATCGCTAGCTCTTAGGGAATGACTATGCAAAACAGCGCTTCGGAATTTCTGAAACCTCGAATCATCGACGTCCAACCGATTTCGGCTACGCATGCACGTGTGTCGATGGAGCCGTTCGAGCGTGGCTATGCCCATACTCTGGGCAATTCGCTGCGTCGCATTCTGCTGTCGTCGATGCCGGGTTACGCTCCGACCGAAGTGACCATCGCTGGCGTTCTGCATGAGTACTCGGCCCTCGACGGTGTCCGCGAAGATGTCGTTGACATCCTGCTGAACCTCAAGGGCGTCGTACTCAAGCTGCATGGTCGCGACAGCGTCGTACTTACCCTTCGTAAAGAAGGTGAAGGCGCTGTTTTGGCTGGCGATATCGAATTGCCGCACGACGTTGAAGTGATCAATCCGGACCACGTGATTTGTCACCTCGCTGCCGGCGGCAAGATCGAGCTCGAAGTGAAGATCGAAAAGGGTCGTGGCTATCAGCCCGTCTCTGCTCGCTCCAGTCATGATGACAACCGCTCCATCGGTACCATCCAGATGGACGCTTCCTTCTCGCCGGTTCGCCGCGTGAGCTATGCAGTGGAAAGCGCCCGTGTGGAACAGCGTACCGACCTCGACCGCCTGGTTCTCGATATCGAGACCAATGGGGTTGTCGAGCCGGAGCAGGCAGTGCGTAGCGCTGCCCGCATCCTGATTGACCAGCTGTCGATCTTTGCTGATCTCCAGGGCACTGCGGTTGAAGAAGTCGTTGAGAAGGCGCCGCCGATCGATCCGATCTTGCTGCGTCCGGTCGACGATCTTGAACTCACGGTTCGTTCTGCAAACTGCCTGAAGGCCGAGAACATCTATTACATCGGTGACCTGATCCAGCGTACTGAGACTGAATTGCTCAAGACGCCGAATCTGGGCCGTAAATCTCTTAACGAGATCAAGGAAGTTCTTGCCTCCAAGGGCCTCACTCTCGGCATGAAGCTGGAGAACTGGCCTCCGGCAGGGCTGGAAAAGCCGTAAGGTTTGAGACTAAAGGACATTAACAATGCGTCATCGTTACAGTAATCGTAAACTGAACCGCACGACCAGCCATCGTCTGGCGATGCTGCGCAACATGGCCAACTCGCTGCTGCGTCACGAAGCGATCGTGACCACGCTGCCGAAGGCCAAGGAACTGCGCCGTGTGGCAGAGCCGCTGATCACCCTGGGCAAAGAACCCTCGCTGGCTAACCGCCGCCTGGCCTTTGACCGTACCCGTGATCGCGAAATCGTCGTTAAGCTGTTCGACGTGCTCGGCCCGCGTTTCGCTACCCGCAATGGTGGTTATCTGCGTATCCTGAAATGTGGCTTCCGCAAGGGCGACAACGCTCCGCTGGCTCTGGTAGAGCTGGTAGACCGTGCCGAAGGCGTGGTTGCTGCTGATGAATCCGCCGAGTAATATCGGTTGATTCGAAAAAGCCAGCTCATCGAGCTGGCTTTTTTTACGTCTGATCAAAACGAATAACGGCTTTCCAGCACCTCCACCTCATCGCCGACGTAGATCAGTCCGGCATTCAGCGCCCGCAAATTGCTGCCAAAGCAAATTCCCTCGGCTAGCTGCCGGGTACGGATCAACGTCTTCAACGGCTCATTCTGCTCATCCTTCACACCGGTATCCGGATCCACCGTCGTCAGTACACAACGCGAACATGGCTTGGTGACCTCGAACAACACCTCCCCGATACGAATTCGCAGCCAGTCATCTTCCTCATAAGCTGCGGCCCCGCTAATCAGCAAATTCGGCCGGAAATGACGAACGGTGACCGGTTTCGCCAGCAAGCCATTGAGCGCCTCCAGCGAGGACTGGTTCACCAGCAGATAAGGATAGCCATCCGCAAAAGACAAGGCCGCTTCCTGATCCTTCTGCGACCGGGTCGGCTGCTGGCCCAGCCAGAGCAGCCGACAGGGCTCACCCAGGTAGTCGCTGAACCAGGCATCCACCCGCTCGTCACCGTGATAGGCCACAAAGTGATCGCCCCATACCTGGCACTCCACGGGCTCGTCATAGACGGTCATCATCGCCAGTACAGGCGCCCGGTCAGCGGTTTTAAACAAGGCCGCCCCCGGAATCAGGTCAATTTCGATCCGCACCATGGCCGGATGCGTCCTGGCCGTCATGAACGCCCCGCTGCCATCCACCAGCAGCCACTCACGGTCATGCAGCAGCCCCTGCTGGTCGGCAAACGCCCGCGTATATTCGATCCCGCGGCCAGATTTCAGCGGGTGCACAAACAGATTAGCTAAACGCATAAACCTTCCTTGAAAACCGGGCAGGGCGCCGCATCAGCCCTCTGCCTGCATTACAGGTTGAATGTCTGCAAAAAATCCCATAGCGACTCGTCCTGGCAGAATGCCACATTGAAGCGCAGCCAGGGCGATACCCCACCGCCGGGGCGGAACAGATTGCCCGGAGCCAGCAAAAAGCCCGCGGCCTTGGCCTGCCGGGCCAGCTCCAGACTGTCATAGGGCATGGTCGGTCGGGCCAGCAAAAACAGCCCATTATAGGGACGGGTAAACAGCTTCCAGCCGATGGCCGAGAATCGATCCGCACAGCGGAACTGCGCCTGCGCCAGCCTGCCGCGCAACTTCTCCAGCTGCTTGTGTTGCTTCGACTCCTGCAACATGGTCAGAATCGCCCGCTCGTTCAATTCCGGCGACGTCATGCCGGTCATCATCTTGAAGCGCGTCATCTGAGCCAGCAGCGGTTCGCGTGCCGCGAGAAAGCCCACCCGCAGCGCCGGTGACAAGGACTTGGAAAAGCTGCCGATATAAATCACCCGCTCAAGCCCATCCATCGCTGCCAGCGTCGGTTGCGGCCAGCCAGCCAACTCCGCCGAAACATTGTCCTCAATCAGATAAAAATCATGCTGTTCGGCCAGCTTCAAAACCTGATGCGCCGTCTGCATGTCATAGCTGGCCCCGGTCGGATTCTGCAGCCAGGGATTGGTAATGAACGCCTTGGGCCGGTGCTGTCGCAGCAACCCTGCCAGTACCGCCGTATCCGGTCCGTGCGGCGTCCAGGGAACCCCGACCACCTGGATCCCCTGAAAGGTCAGACTCGACAACACATTGCAATAGCCCGGGTCATCCACCAGCACCGTATCGCCAGGCCGTGCCAGGCAGCTCGCCGCGATATGCAGTGCGCTGCTGGCGCCCTGGGTGAGCAGAATCTCCTGGGCTCCCAGCGCCAGACCCTGCTCGCCCAGCGCGCCTGCCAGCCATTGGCGCAGACCGGCGAAGCCCTGCGGGTCGCCATACTCCGCCGTCAGGGCATTGTCGCGCGCCAGCGCGCGCAAGGCGCGGTGTTGCGCCTCGATGTCATACCAGTCCTGCGGCAACCAGCCGCAGCCCGCCGGCAGTCGCTGGTCGGACTGGTGATACACATTGTGCAGCAACCAGTGCTCATCGACCGGCAGGTCGACAATGCG from Paludibacterium sp. B53371 includes:
- the rpsE gene encoding 30S ribosomal protein S5; the protein is MAKHEMEDRGDGLVEKMISVNRVTKVVKGGRIMAFSALTVVGDGDGGIGMGKGRSKEVPVAVQKAMEQARRNLVKIPLKNGTLHHAVHGKHGATTVLMQPAKDGTGVKAGGPMRAIFEAMGVRNVSAKIQGSTNPYNVVRATLDGLNKICVPAQIAAKRGLTVEEILGVDHE
- the rpsN gene encoding 30S ribosomal protein S14, with amino-acid sequence MATQALINREEKRAKLAAKFAAKREALLAIINNQSLSEEERFAARLKLQQLPRNASPVRQRRRCAITGRPRGVFRKFGLGRSKLREIALKGEIPGVTKASW
- the rpsC gene encoding 30S ribosomal protein S3, which encodes MGQKIHPTGFRLAVTKNWSSKWFANSANFPGMLKQDIEVREFLKKRLAHASVGRVTIERPAKSARITIHSARPGVVIGKKGEDIEVLKAELQKRLGVPVHVNIEEVRKPELDAQIIADGIASQLEKRVMFRRAMKRSMQNAMRMGALGIKIMSSGRLNGIDIARSEWYREGRVPLHTLRADVEYATSEAKTTYGIIGIKVWIYKGELKPGQVQAAAPAAPEKKVRKGARNAAAN
- the rplV gene encoding 50S ribosomal protein L22, producing MRVSAYLKSVRLSAQKGRLVADLVRGKSVEEALNILTFCPKKGAGLVKKLLESAIANAEHNEGADIDTLKVETIYVDKGPSLKRFTARAKGRGNKIEKQTCHIMLTVGN
- the rplF gene encoding 50S ribosomal protein L6, whose translation is MSRVAKNPVAIPAGVEVKFNATEVSVKGSLGTLSTPLCTEVDVKLDNGQLTFAAKNDSKFARAMSGTLRALLNNMVQGVSKGFEKKLTLVGVGYRAQAQGDVLNLSLGFSHPVAHKMPAGVKVETPSQTEIIIKGADKQQVGQVAAEVRAYRSPEPYKGKGVRYADEVVVLKETKKK
- the rpsQ gene encoding 30S ribosomal protein S17, whose protein sequence is MSETKVVRTLTGKVVSDKMDKTVTVLVERKVKHPIYGKIVRLSKKFHAHDENNEFKAGDIVVISESRPLSKTKSWVVTALVEKSRQV
- the rplE gene encoding 50S ribosomal protein L5, yielding MARLYDFYKDTVVPDLMKQFGYKSVMEVPRIEKITLNMGVGEAVADKKVMEHAVGDMEKLAGQKPVVTTARKSIAGFKIRDHYPIGCKVTLRRERMYEFFDRLVTIALPRVRDFRGVSAKSFDGRGNFNMGVREQIIFPEIEYDKIDALRGMNITITTTAKTDEEARALLAAFKFPFKG
- the rplP gene encoding 50S ribosomal protein L16; its protein translation is MLQPTRLKYRKQQKGRNTGIATRGNKVSFGDFGLKALGRGRLTARQIEAARRAMTRHIKRGGRIWIRIFPDKPITSKPAEVRMGNGKGSPEYYVAEIQPGKMLYEMDGVSEELAREAFRLAAAKLPIPTVFVIRQVGQ
- the rpmC gene encoding 50S ribosomal protein L29, giving the protein MKASELRAKSVDELKAELLSLLKAQFALRMQHATQQLAKNSELKKVRRDVARVRTILKEKAA
- the rplX gene encoding 50S ribosomal protein L24, with product MRKIRKGDEVVVITGKDKGKRGTVLRVLDEKLVVEGVNVAKKHQKPNPIRGIAGGIVEKTMPIAVSNVAIFNPASQKADRVGFKVLEDGRKVRVFKSSGEVIGA
- the rplN gene encoding 50S ribosomal protein L14, yielding MIQMQTILEVADNTGARSVMCIKVLGGSKRRYAAVGDIIKVSIKDAAPRGRVKKGDVYNAVVVRTAKGVRRADGSLIKFDGNAAVLLNTKLEPIGTRIFGPVTRELRTERFMKIVSLAPEVL
- the rpsS gene encoding 30S ribosomal protein S19; this encodes MARSQKKGPFVDLHLLKKVDAARATSDKRPIKTWSRRSTILPDFIGLTIAVHNGRTHVPVYVSENMVGHKLGEFSLTRTFKGHAADKKAKKK
- the rpsH gene encoding 30S ribosomal protein S8, with translation MSMHDPISDMLTRIRNAQRAAKVAVAMPSSKLKIALAQVLKEEGYIEDFAVAGEAKKPVLDIQLKYYAGRPVIERIERVSRPGLRVYKGTTEIPKVMNGLGVAILSTSKGVMTDRKARAAGIGGELLCIVA
- the rplR gene encoding 50S ribosomal protein L18, which encodes MDKKQARLRRARKTRARIAELKMVRLTVFRTNCHIYAQIIDETGSKVLASASTLEAEVRADIANGGNVNAAAMVGKRIAEKAKAAGIQTVSFDRSGFKYHGRIKALADAAREHGLVF